A window from Staphylococcus succinus encodes these proteins:
- a CDS encoding NADH:flavin oxidoreductase/NADH oxidase family protein, with the protein MSVLFQEKTLPNGNTIKNRFFKSAMSETLASKTGVPTPTLINLYKKWAQGGAGILVTGNVMVDSNHIGEPGNVVLESASHLEKFKAWARAGKVNDTEIWMQLNHPGKQSPKSLTKQPVSPSGVAMKGSIAKGFNQSRALHEVEIKAIVQQFVTSAVLAKEAGFTGVQIHAAHGYLVNQFLSPIENQRTDKYGGSIQNRMRVLVEIYEGIRTQLGEEFNIGLKLNSEDFKVGGFSKEDFVDVAKKLNELKIDLIEISGGNYEDPKMAGSDKEAVPYFISYASLLKKEVSTPIVVTGGFRSVVSMEDAITQNNTDFIGMARPFVVSPNIVNYIYKNTFSDIKLPRLTTGIKAMDKTLGPVLANSYYNQQMKRIGNNKSVVIKENAWYPLLSSLSKHGKVAVTRLRE; encoded by the coding sequence TTGTCTGTTTTATTTCAAGAAAAAACATTGCCTAACGGTAATACTATTAAGAATAGGTTTTTTAAATCAGCAATGAGTGAGACGTTAGCTTCTAAAACAGGTGTTCCAACGCCTACATTGATTAATTTGTATAAAAAATGGGCACAGGGTGGCGCAGGTATTTTAGTAACTGGTAATGTGATGGTGGATAGTAATCATATTGGTGAACCTGGCAATGTGGTTTTAGAAAGTGCATCACATTTAGAAAAATTTAAAGCATGGGCACGAGCTGGGAAAGTAAATGATACTGAAATTTGGATGCAATTGAATCATCCAGGAAAGCAGTCACCTAAATCTTTGACTAAACAACCTGTTTCACCAAGTGGTGTAGCAATGAAAGGGTCAATCGCAAAAGGATTTAACCAGTCAAGAGCATTACATGAAGTGGAAATTAAAGCTATAGTTCAGCAATTTGTAACAAGCGCTGTCCTTGCTAAAGAAGCAGGGTTTACTGGTGTTCAAATACATGCAGCACATGGATACTTAGTAAATCAATTTCTATCACCTATCGAAAACCAACGAACGGATAAGTATGGCGGTTCCATCCAAAATAGAATGAGAGTATTAGTTGAAATTTATGAAGGAATAAGAACTCAATTAGGTGAAGAGTTTAATATAGGCTTAAAACTTAATTCTGAAGACTTTAAAGTTGGAGGATTTTCAAAAGAAGATTTTGTTGACGTTGCTAAAAAGCTAAATGAGTTAAAGATAGACTTGATAGAGATATCTGGTGGTAACTATGAAGATCCTAAAATGGCTGGGAGTGACAAAGAAGCAGTACCTTATTTTATTAGTTATGCATCCTTATTAAAAAAAGAAGTGAGCACGCCGATTGTCGTAACCGGTGGATTTCGCTCTGTAGTATCTATGGAAGATGCTATTACTCAAAATAATACTGATTTCATAGGAATGGCACGACCATTTGTTGTAAGCCCTAATATTGTTAATTATATATATAAAAACACTTTTTCAGATATTAAGCTCCCTAGATTAACGACAGGTATTAAAGCTATGGATAAAACACTAGGTCCAGTTCTTGCTAATAGCTACTATAACCAACAAATGAAAAGAATAGGCAATAATAAGAGTGTAGTCATAAAGGAAAATGCATGGTATCCGTTACTATCAAGTTTAAGTAAACATGGAAAAGTCGCAGTAACGCGTCTTAGAGAGTAA